In a single window of the Papaver somniferum cultivar HN1 chromosome 8, ASM357369v1, whole genome shotgun sequence genome:
- the LOC113305274 gene encoding mitochondrial outer membrane protein porin of 34 kDa-like yields the protein MRVMLVINHISECFDWKQLELQYQHEYNNISNSIGLTENPMVNFSGVVGTPLLALGTDISYDIASGNLTKCNAGVRFANADLIAAAPCFLLSMCVFFFNASYCHVESPLTYTDVGAKLSHSFSTNENTLTIGTQKALDQLTSVKARINNHGKASALIQQEWRPRSLFTVLINQLTVQLGQPSIASRTGSRFPY from the exons ATGAGGGTTATGTTAGTGATTAATCACATCTCTGAGTGTTTTGACTGGAAACAACTCGAGCTTCAGTATCAACATGAGTACAACAACATCAGTAATAGCATTGGCTTGACAGAAAACCCCATGGTCAATTTCTCTGGAGTTGTAGGAACACCCCTTCTTGCTCTTGGTACTGATATTTCTTACGACATTGCATCCGGTAACCTCACCAAATGCAATGCTGGAGTGAGGTTCGCAAATGCTGACCTGATTGCTGCT gctccttgttttcttttgtcgatgtgtgtgttttttttcaaTGCTTCTTACTGCCACGTTGAGAGTCCCTTGACCTATACAGATGTTGGTGCCAAGCTTTCCCATAGTTTCAGTACAAATGAGAACACCTTGACCATTGGTACCCAGAAAGCTTTGGACCAATTGACTTCTGTCAAGGCTAGGATCAACAACCATGGTAAGGCAAGCGCTCTTATCCAGCAAGAGTGGAGGCCAAGGTCCCTCTTCACCGTCTTAATTAACCAACTGACG GTGCAGTTGGGTCAACCGTCTATTGCCAGTCGCACTGGCTCTCGTTTTCCTTACTAG